AAGGCTGGGACTGGATGTTTCGTCTTCATAAAGGTCACATCAAAAGGACCTATCTGGTTAACAGCCGCTGGGTCATAAGCGCGTCCCTCAGTTGCACCGGCCCAAGTTAACGCCCCAAAGTTCAAGGGGTCTTCAGTATGCCCGTAGATGGGCAGAATTGGCGTTTTACGATTACCTTGACGTAATTGCCAATAATATTGTAAAACACCAACATCGGCTGTATGATCGTGATGATAATGGGTTAATAAAACTGCATCTAGCTGTAAAGGATCGAGAATCTCCTCTAAAGCATTCAGCGCACCGGAACCACAGTCTAATAATAATTGGTAATTTCCAGCTGTAACCAAATAAGCACTCGTCCCGACACCGTTATAGGGATAGCCACCATAATATCCTAACACTGTTAATTTCATTATTACCATTCCCTTCTGGCTCTATTTTAACTTAGATTTTAAGAAAATTGAAACCGTTCACCTAACATATTTTCAATTGTTTTAGAAAACACGTATAATAATAAGTGTAATAATTTAAGGAGTGATATTGATGAGTAAATCTATTTCAGCAACATTTGGAACCCGTAAAATTTTGACGATGCTTCAACAAAAGCATGCGGACCGTGACTTACTACTCATGCAAGCCAACGCTACTGAAGATCGCTATATGCTACTTGACCTCTCTGGTGACAAAACAGTTTTTGCCAGCCCTGTTTCTTATGATGTGCTACTTGCTAAAGGTAATGAAGATTGGCACGGCATGACTAGTTTTATTTTCGTCGATCTACCAATGGAGGAACAAAAAGTCTTCAATTCTAAATTTTCAGCTTTTCGGGCTGATTTTGAAAAGCCAAATGGCCTTAAGCACTTTTGGATCTTACGTGAAGCCAAAAACAATGCTGCTTTCGTGATTGTCACTAATTGGCATAGTGATTCTGAATATGCGGTTTGGTTACGGAGCGAGTCTTTCAAGCCCTTCGCTAAATACCTTAGCTCGGACTATGATTACCACGAAAGTCGTTACGCCTTTGTTCGTTCATTAAAATCATAATTTCATAGTAAAACTTTAGCATCCAAACCAGTGTTACTTTGTGATTTGGATGCTTTTCGTTTGTTATAAGATGCAGACTACAAAAAAACTGATATTCTAGAAGAATATCAGTTCAATAAGACGGTCCGTACGAGACTCGAACTCGTGATCTCCTGCGTGACAGGCAGGCGTCCTAACCAGCTAGACCAACGGACCAATTGCGGGAGCAGGGTTTGAACCTGCGACCTTCGGGTTATGAGCCCGACGAGCTACCAGACTGCTCCATCCCGCGATAATTTGTATAATGACCCCTACGGGATTCGAACCCATGTTACTGCCGTGAAAGGGCAGTGTCTTAAACCACTTGACCAAGGGGTCATGTTTATATATGGAACTAACGGAGAAGGAGGGATTCGAACCCTCGCACCGCTTGCGCGATCTATACCCTTAGCAGGGGCACCTCTTCAGCCACTTGAGTACTTCTCCAATGGGCCTAAATGGACTTGAACCATCGACCTCACGCTTATCAGGCGTGCGCTCTCACCAACTGAGCTATAGGCCCCTAATAAAAGCGGGTAACGAGAATCGGACTCGCGACTACAGCTTGGAAGGCTGTCGTTTTACCACTAAACTATACCCGCATCATTTAATGCT
This genomic window from Lactobacillus sp. CBA3606 contains:
- a CDS encoding MBL fold metallo-hydrolase; its protein translation is MKLTVLGYYGGYPYNGVGTSAYLVTAGNYQLLLDCGSGALNALEEILDPLQLDAVLLTHYHHDHTADVGVLQYYWQLRQGNRKTPILPIYGHTEDPLNFGALTWAGATEGRAYDPAAVNQIGPFDVTFMKTKHPVPAFAVKLVERATGEQLTFSADTAWVPELAEFAAGSQLLMTDTNFTADKTGKMWHMTTAQSGVVAKQAQVKQLLLTHLPQDVDAEQLRAEAQVTAGSEIPVVVAKKYLQLVLD